One stretch of Rosistilla oblonga DNA includes these proteins:
- a CDS encoding DUF1579 domain-containing protein, producing MFAKPQQEHRWLDRLVGNWAFEHHCEMPDGTKSATEGKMVCRSLEGMWLICESSGISDDGQPWSSIMTLGFDVKQNRYVGSFIGSMMSNLWLYQGDLDDAGKRLPLQSIGPTFAGTGTCKYRDTIEIVDADNWLFTSELQTEAGEWVKFMDAPHRRV from the coding sequence ATGTTTGCCAAACCACAACAAGAACATCGTTGGCTCGATCGATTGGTCGGCAATTGGGCTTTCGAACACCATTGCGAAATGCCCGATGGAACCAAGTCGGCGACCGAGGGGAAGATGGTCTGCCGGTCGCTGGAGGGCATGTGGTTGATTTGTGAAAGCAGCGGGATCTCCGACGACGGCCAGCCATGGTCGTCTATCATGACGCTAGGTTTTGATGTCAAACAAAACCGCTACGTCGGTAGCTTCATCGGGTCGATGATGTCTAACCTTTGGCTCTACCAAGGCGACCTCGACGATGCGGGAAAACGTCTGCCGTTGCAAAGCATCGGGCCCACGTTTGCCGGCACGGGAACTTGCAAGTATCGCGATACGATCGAGATCGTCGACGCCGATAATTGGCTCTTCACAAGCGAGTTGCAGACCGAAGCCGGAGAGTGGGTAAAGTTCATGGATGCGCCTCATCGTCGCGTTTGA
- a CDS encoding sialate O-acetylesterase, with amino-acid sequence MSLALVASSSHAEVKLASIFSDSMVLQRELPAPVWGWADAGEEVTVTLGSQTKKTKAGDDGRWQVQLENLQANATGQKLVVAGSNTIELNDVLIGEVWICSGQSNMEWPLSKATNGSEEVAAADHPQIRLFNVPGHTTSPVAKETCPGEWKVCQPGSAGGFSAVGYFFGRRLQKELNVPIGLVGTNWGGTRIEPWVSPEGFHKVPELKSIADQVDAYTAETKVGASSPSAIYNAMVHPLVPFSMRGAIWYQGESNGAEGESYYHKTRALVSSWRELFNPNLGFYWVQLADFKQPTDDPAGGDGWAKLREAQTKALDIDHTGMAVITDIGEANDIHPKNKQDVGDRLAQWALHQTYDKQQIVPAGPLFKNQKIEGDSIRLSFDYVGGGLIVGKKEGLAATEEVKQGKLARFAIAGADKKWHWADATIDGDTVVVKSAEVAEPVAVRYAYSMNPEGANLYNKEGIPASPFRTDAW; translated from the coding sequence ATGTCGCTTGCATTGGTTGCAAGTTCGTCGCACGCGGAGGTCAAGCTTGCTTCGATCTTCAGCGATTCGATGGTCCTGCAACGCGAACTGCCAGCTCCCGTCTGGGGCTGGGCCGACGCCGGTGAAGAAGTCACCGTGACGCTCGGTTCGCAAACCAAAAAGACGAAAGCGGGAGACGATGGACGTTGGCAGGTTCAACTTGAAAACCTCCAGGCCAACGCGACGGGACAAAAGCTTGTCGTTGCCGGAAGCAACACGATCGAACTCAACGATGTCCTGATCGGCGAAGTCTGGATCTGCTCGGGCCAATCGAACATGGAATGGCCACTCAGTAAAGCGACCAACGGCTCCGAAGAGGTGGCGGCAGCCGATCACCCGCAAATTCGCTTGTTCAACGTTCCCGGACACACCACGTCGCCAGTTGCCAAGGAGACTTGTCCTGGCGAATGGAAGGTTTGCCAACCCGGTTCGGCCGGTGGCTTTTCAGCGGTCGGCTACTTCTTTGGCCGCCGTTTGCAAAAGGAGTTGAACGTTCCGATCGGCTTGGTTGGCACTAATTGGGGCGGAACGCGAATCGAGCCTTGGGTTTCCCCGGAAGGTTTTCACAAGGTTCCCGAACTGAAATCGATCGCCGATCAAGTCGACGCGTATACGGCAGAGACCAAAGTCGGCGCCAGTTCTCCGTCGGCGATCTACAACGCGATGGTCCATCCGTTGGTTCCGTTTTCGATGCGTGGTGCGATTTGGTACCAAGGTGAATCCAACGGAGCCGAAGGCGAATCGTATTACCATAAGACGCGAGCACTGGTTTCCAGCTGGCGTGAACTGTTTAACCCAAACCTCGGGTTCTACTGGGTCCAATTGGCTGATTTCAAGCAACCGACCGACGATCCTGCGGGAGGCGACGGTTGGGCAAAGCTGCGCGAAGCGCAAACCAAGGCGCTCGACATCGACCACACTGGAATGGCTGTCATCACCGACATCGGTGAAGCAAACGATATTCACCCGAAGAACAAGCAGGACGTCGGCGATCGGCTGGCTCAGTGGGCGCTGCACCAAACCTACGACAAGCAGCAGATCGTACCGGCGGGCCCGTTGTTCAAGAACCAGAAAATCGAAGGGGATTCGATTCGCTTGAGCTTCGATTACGTCGGCGGTGGTTTGATCGTCGGTAAAAAGGAAGGGCTCGCTGCGACCGAAGAGGTTAAGCAGGGCAAGTTGGCGCGTTTCGCAATTGCTGGCGCCGATAAGAAATGGCACTGGGCTGATGCGACGATCGATGGCGATACGGTGGTCGTAAAGTCGGCAGAGGTCGCAGAACCGGTCGCCGTCCGCTACGCCTATTCGATGAACCCAGAAGGGGCGAACCTTTATAACAAAGAAGGGATTCCCGCCTCTCCGTTCCGCACCGACGCTTGGTAG
- a CDS encoding serine/threonine-protein kinase, with translation MKTQLQTDEQQLLVAELLDDYACRLERGDETGAQQLLADHPELNGSWGMHLESLRALCRATREAQPDNEVEAPAAHEEVSIDGATLGDYRLGREIGRGGMGVVYEATQLSLRRNVALKVLPFAAVLDSQQVARFRNEAQAAASLHHPHIVPVFAVGCERGVHYYSMQLIDGQSLEQVFDEPRPSEVTDPSGRDAPCRVEIPQNQTTLDAPLPASRPRQLAPADRSAQPVPFADRSTQAGAGDRTQVGNTGCGPDEIQRTVELMICVADALDFAHQQGVVHRDVKPSNLLVDSGGKVWVADFGLARVRGLGNLTAEGKVMGTARYMSPEQIAGRQQEIDHRTDLYSLGITLYELLCKRPAFESQDRERLFHAIQHSGPVPLRRVNPAVALDLETIVLKAIAKRKDDRYATAGELAEDLRRFLEGKPTLARRPTRVELAFRWAVRRQRFVAAVFCLLVLSIAGLTTATLMVSHQSRLKDQATARAHLHLDQAHALVDRFGGLMSQRLASLPGGESLRIEVLHEAERYYLDFLQYADHHPEFHAQLAKVQFRLAATYRELGDFEAAEEKYQASIASYETLRDHAKWTDDDQADLALSMHNLAALQTELGRGPEAGCNYRKAVNLQQPLIESGDAASSYLPQWAMSQNNLALLEWQLGDVKQSAQRLQCVQQKLDDALCLAPNDVALRQQMIECRNALVATLKDCDLAESERLLRTNIADLEALAESSGSDNAAMQEQKRWSARQSIAAQLAVSQNNLATILGHRGQSQQAVTIVRDLIQRLTEVVRNNPQDRASAEQLAVAENNLGQLIWSGRKRGEASDPDLRENEEEAVAAFRAAESRLRVQTAMVASSAEPLSRLAGVLHNLGTIDHQRGNTTGAIDNLTEALELQAQAVKQSPFHRGYRNHLEQHRELLDRILSQLKESRSPETRTLAQASDESFGGGK, from the coding sequence ATGAAAACTCAATTGCAAACCGATGAACAACAGTTGCTGGTTGCGGAGCTGTTGGATGATTACGCTTGCCGTTTAGAGCGGGGGGATGAAACGGGAGCCCAGCAGTTGCTGGCCGATCACCCGGAACTGAACGGTTCGTGGGGGATGCACCTGGAAAGTTTGCGAGCCCTGTGCCGAGCGACGCGCGAGGCCCAGCCGGACAACGAAGTCGAAGCGCCGGCGGCTCACGAAGAGGTTTCGATCGATGGCGCGACGCTGGGCGATTATCGATTGGGACGCGAGATCGGCCGCGGTGGGATGGGCGTCGTCTATGAGGCGACGCAGTTGTCGCTGCGACGCAATGTCGCGCTCAAGGTCCTCCCCTTCGCTGCGGTTTTGGACAGTCAACAGGTAGCTCGGTTTCGCAACGAAGCCCAGGCGGCGGCGTCACTGCATCATCCGCATATCGTTCCCGTGTTTGCCGTCGGCTGCGAACGGGGCGTGCACTATTACAGCATGCAACTTATCGACGGCCAGTCGCTGGAACAGGTTTTTGACGAACCGCGGCCGTCTGAAGTAACAGATCCCAGCGGACGCGATGCGCCCTGCCGCGTCGAGATTCCCCAAAACCAAACGACGCTCGATGCGCCGTTGCCCGCGAGCCGTCCACGGCAGCTGGCGCCGGCGGATCGCTCGGCGCAGCCGGTTCCATTTGCGGATCGCTCGACTCAAGCCGGTGCCGGCGATCGGACGCAGGTCGGCAACACCGGCTGTGGTCCCGACGAGATCCAACGGACGGTCGAGTTGATGATCTGTGTAGCGGATGCACTCGATTTCGCGCACCAACAGGGAGTTGTCCATCGCGACGTGAAGCCATCGAATCTGTTGGTCGATTCGGGCGGCAAGGTTTGGGTCGCCGACTTTGGATTGGCACGCGTGCGTGGGCTTGGAAACCTCACCGCCGAAGGGAAGGTGATGGGGACGGCGAGGTATATGAGTCCCGAGCAGATTGCCGGACGCCAACAGGAGATCGACCACCGCACCGACCTCTATTCGCTCGGGATCACGTTGTATGAGTTGTTGTGCAAACGTCCTGCATTTGAATCGCAAGACCGCGAGCGACTGTTTCACGCGATCCAACACTCCGGCCCCGTGCCGCTGCGGCGGGTGAATCCGGCCGTTGCTCTCGACCTCGAAACGATTGTTCTCAAAGCGATCGCCAAGCGGAAGGATGATCGTTACGCCACTGCGGGCGAACTGGCGGAGGACCTACGCCGGTTCTTAGAAGGCAAACCGACGTTGGCGCGACGGCCCACACGCGTTGAATTAGCGTTTCGTTGGGCGGTCCGGCGGCAGCGGTTTGTCGCGGCGGTCTTCTGTCTGTTGGTGCTTTCGATCGCGGGGCTGACAACTGCGACGCTGATGGTCTCTCATCAAAGTCGACTGAAAGATCAAGCGACAGCGCGCGCCCACCTGCATCTGGACCAAGCCCACGCGCTTGTCGATCGGTTTGGCGGGCTGATGTCCCAGCGGTTGGCCAGTTTGCCCGGTGGCGAATCGCTCCGTATCGAAGTCCTCCACGAAGCCGAACGCTATTACCTCGACTTTTTGCAATACGCCGATCACCACCCCGAGTTTCATGCTCAGCTAGCGAAGGTGCAGTTCCGACTGGCCGCCACGTATCGCGAGCTCGGTGATTTTGAGGCGGCGGAAGAAAAGTACCAAGCATCGATCGCGTCGTACGAAACACTTCGCGACCATGCGAAGTGGACCGACGACGATCAGGCAGATCTGGCACTTAGCATGCATAATCTGGCAGCGTTGCAAACCGAACTTGGCCGCGGCCCCGAAGCCGGCTGCAATTACCGAAAGGCCGTCAACTTGCAACAACCGTTGATCGAATCCGGCGACGCAGCGTCGAGTTATCTGCCGCAGTGGGCGATGTCGCAAAACAATTTGGCGTTGCTGGAATGGCAATTAGGCGATGTCAAACAGTCGGCACAACGGCTGCAGTGCGTGCAGCAAAAGCTTGACGATGCCTTGTGCCTGGCGCCAAACGACGTTGCGCTTCGCCAGCAGATGATCGAATGTCGCAATGCGTTGGTCGCCACGTTGAAGGATTGCGATCTGGCGGAATCGGAGCGGTTGTTGCGGACCAACATCGCTGATTTGGAAGCGTTGGCGGAATCGAGCGGCAGCGACAATGCCGCAATGCAGGAACAGAAACGCTGGTCGGCAAGACAATCGATCGCAGCTCAGTTGGCTGTTTCGCAGAACAACCTGGCGACGATATTGGGGCATCGCGGACAGTCACAACAGGCAGTGACGATCGTTCGAGATCTGATCCAACGGTTGACGGAGGTCGTACGAAACAATCCGCAGGATCGAGCCAGTGCTGAACAACTCGCGGTGGCTGAAAACAATTTGGGCCAGTTGATCTGGAGCGGACGGAAACGCGGCGAAGCTTCAGATCCGGATCTTCGAGAGAACGAGGAAGAGGCGGTGGCGGCGTTTCGCGCGGCGGAGAGCCGGTTACGGGTACAGACTGCGATGGTCGCATCGTCGGCCGAGCCCTTGAGTCGTTTGGCGGGCGTATTGCATAATTTGGGGACCATCGACCACCAACGTGGCAACACGACCGGGGCGATCGATAACCTGACCGAAGCTTTGGAATTGCAAGCTCAAGCTGTCAAACAATCGCCGTTTCATCGGGGATATCGGAATCATCTAGAACAACATCGCGAACTGCTCGATCGAATTTTGAGTCAGTTGAAGGAATCGCGATCCCCGGAAACTCGGACGCTTGCGCAGGCGAGCGATGAGTCTTTTGGTGGTGGGAAATAG
- a CDS encoding WD40 repeat domain-containing serine/threonine protein kinase: MFDRTAGSSSTRTVDIDSGDEELELDPPERIGRFTIQQIIGAGGFGTVYKAQDDLLHRVVAIKSVRRLKKADDSEDDRLLEPRAAARLSHPFLVPLYEVFQDEQSVYLVSEFCQGPTLAKWLSENPGPVAPEVAYELLQRLTDAIMHVHDRGLVHRDIKPSNILLEESAAADGVVTWTPRLTDFGLVRDLFDESQLGSKVRLIGTLLYMSPEQVLDSELAHGEACDIFSIGVVMYRLLTGKLPHRGNDGLQLIKSICVEQPPPPRAIVRTVPRDLDAICMRCLAKEPDQRYGSASELKDDLLRWRQGRIVSARPQTLAERAWHGIKRFPVESGLLGVIVLLVIASLLALAHSNRKLAAERSSLQVALTDVQLSERRAIAAEHDASAHQAEAEANRTAAVQTAYLSDLRQAYSAWAKNDRAKALNIAGRVEDYATGVVPIGFDLKLLKSRALHGWHQCAAYSSMITEVVLLPSQDAAAVADIDGTIRILDLESGEVLREFAPVAGTRMFALAVSPDGNTLAVGRQVATDSNWLDNLNEVHFIALGDNATPGTIEDLPTTVESLAFSPDGKWLAVGCRYEPIPIYDLATGEVIETVEAPRRNEFIRFFPDATRLLTLKDQFTPVVASLLPQTPDFVVPTDLLIETMSLSADGRWLVCAFAHETFLRRFDLESEDLSAVELRQSYGNAEAVAISPDGQRIVAGMRNGGIVGWDLSDPAKAGQGADEETELPFWNYCHLQILHNGEVSQVAIDAEGRIISGGEDGSVAISSLDPVPDSQQIVNGKTLHAVLAVDGRQAFIPNDSTGRVQRIDTSSFNVIEAVADIPDFSVQTMEISPDGRWLAYGDLHGNTYLNARDSSILNMKHVAPPHEGFTPPVVSVGFNASGDQFFSLTRGGNWLILFDMVSTTGLNGSAYGVEVDRQEFPVANRFATLLGDNKILLFGEFVSTFDFVTRETKVIDRVNTSAAGGMCNDFSRKIVYIASQDSRIRSYDWEGRMVAASDRWDSQQPSVSGLEPSCITLTPDRRSLLTGGIDGSIAIWNADDLQFVGTVRAADEQGAISNIGVSEDGKVWSYHQRDTDGKFPQRGLQIMRIQ; this comes from the coding sequence ATGTTTGACCGAACTGCGGGCAGTTCGTCGACAAGGACCGTCGATATAGACTCTGGGGACGAAGAGCTCGAACTAGATCCGCCCGAGCGAATTGGGCGGTTCACGATCCAGCAGATCATCGGTGCCGGGGGCTTTGGGACGGTCTATAAAGCTCAGGATGATTTGTTGCACCGCGTCGTGGCGATCAAGTCGGTGCGGCGGTTGAAGAAAGCGGACGACAGCGAGGACGATCGACTGTTGGAACCGCGGGCGGCGGCGCGGCTGAGCCATCCGTTTTTGGTCCCGCTGTATGAAGTATTCCAAGACGAACAATCGGTCTATTTAGTCTCGGAGTTCTGCCAAGGACCGACGCTAGCGAAGTGGTTGAGCGAAAATCCGGGGCCGGTAGCGCCCGAGGTCGCTTACGAACTGCTGCAGCGGTTGACCGACGCGATTATGCACGTTCACGACCGGGGCTTGGTCCACCGCGACATCAAACCGAGCAACATCCTGTTGGAAGAGTCGGCGGCAGCGGACGGGGTTGTTACCTGGACACCACGTTTGACCGACTTTGGGCTGGTGCGCGATTTGTTCGACGAGTCGCAACTTGGCTCGAAGGTCCGGTTGATCGGAACGTTGTTGTACATGTCGCCCGAACAAGTGCTCGACAGCGAATTGGCACACGGTGAAGCCTGCGACATCTTTTCGATCGGTGTCGTGATGTATCGCTTGCTGACTGGGAAATTGCCACACCGTGGGAACGACGGGTTGCAACTGATCAAGTCGATCTGTGTCGAACAGCCTCCTCCACCGCGGGCGATCGTTCGGACCGTGCCACGTGATTTGGATGCGATCTGTATGCGGTGTTTGGCGAAAGAGCCCGACCAACGCTACGGTTCGGCATCGGAACTGAAAGACGATCTTCTGCGCTGGCGTCAGGGAAGGATTGTCAGTGCAAGGCCACAAACGTTGGCTGAGCGGGCGTGGCACGGGATTAAACGCTTTCCGGTTGAATCGGGCCTGCTGGGGGTCATCGTGTTGCTTGTCATTGCCAGCCTGCTGGCATTGGCTCACAGCAATCGCAAGTTGGCCGCAGAGCGAAGTTCGTTGCAGGTGGCGTTGACCGACGTTCAATTGAGCGAACGCCGAGCGATTGCCGCGGAACACGACGCCAGCGCACACCAGGCGGAAGCCGAAGCGAATCGGACCGCGGCGGTGCAGACAGCTTATCTTTCCGACCTGCGACAAGCCTATTCCGCGTGGGCAAAAAACGACCGCGCCAAAGCGTTAAATATCGCAGGCCGAGTGGAAGATTACGCAACGGGAGTGGTGCCGATCGGGTTCGATCTAAAACTGTTGAAGTCCAGAGCTCTTCACGGATGGCATCAATGTGCCGCGTATTCGTCGATGATCACTGAGGTTGTTCTGCTTCCCAGCCAAGATGCCGCAGCGGTTGCTGATATCGACGGGACGATTCGCATTCTGGATTTGGAATCTGGAGAGGTTCTGCGCGAGTTCGCCCCCGTTGCAGGGACCCGCATGTTTGCCTTGGCCGTTTCTCCCGATGGAAACACGCTCGCCGTGGGACGCCAGGTAGCGACCGACTCAAATTGGCTTGATAATTTGAACGAGGTTCACTTTATTGCCCTAGGGGACAATGCCACACCAGGAACTATCGAGGACTTACCCACGACGGTCGAGTCGCTCGCGTTTTCCCCCGACGGCAAATGGTTGGCGGTTGGTTGTCGGTATGAACCGATCCCGATCTATGATCTCGCAACCGGCGAGGTCATCGAAACGGTCGAAGCACCGCGTCGCAACGAATTTATCAGATTTTTTCCCGATGCAACGCGGTTGTTGACGCTCAAGGATCAGTTCACGCCGGTCGTTGCCAGTCTGCTTCCTCAGACGCCTGATTTCGTCGTGCCGACAGATCTTCTGATCGAAACCATGTCTCTTTCCGCTGATGGTCGATGGTTGGTCTGCGCGTTCGCTCACGAGACGTTTCTGCGGCGATTTGATCTCGAGTCGGAGGATCTGAGTGCGGTTGAACTACGGCAATCGTATGGCAACGCAGAGGCTGTCGCTATTTCTCCCGATGGTCAACGCATTGTTGCCGGGATGCGGAATGGCGGTATCGTCGGCTGGGACTTGTCGGATCCTGCCAAAGCCGGCCAAGGTGCCGATGAGGAGACGGAACTTCCATTTTGGAATTATTGCCATTTGCAAATCCTTCACAATGGAGAGGTCTCCCAAGTTGCGATCGACGCCGAGGGACGCATCATCAGCGGTGGTGAGGACGGTTCGGTAGCGATCAGTTCCCTCGATCCCGTCCCCGATTCACAGCAAATCGTGAACGGTAAAACACTGCATGCCGTGCTTGCTGTGGATGGGCGCCAGGCATTCATCCCGAATGATTCCACTGGAAGAGTACAACGTATCGATACCAGCTCGTTCAACGTGATCGAGGCAGTTGCGGATATCCCTGATTTCAGCGTTCAAACCATGGAAATCTCTCCCGATGGCAGGTGGTTGGCGTACGGTGATCTCCATGGCAACACCTATCTGAACGCGCGCGATTCATCCATCTTGAATATGAAGCATGTGGCGCCTCCTCATGAGGGGTTCACGCCGCCCGTCGTCAGCGTGGGCTTCAACGCCAGCGGTGATCAGTTCTTTTCACTAACGCGCGGGGGAAATTGGCTGATCCTATTTGATATGGTCTCAACCACTGGATTGAATGGCAGCGCGTACGGGGTTGAGGTCGATCGGCAAGAGTTCCCGGTGGCCAACCGGTTCGCCACGCTGCTTGGTGACAATAAGATTTTGTTGTTTGGGGAGTTTGTCAGTACCTTTGACTTCGTCACGCGCGAGACGAAGGTTATCGATCGAGTGAACACCAGCGCAGCAGGCGGGATGTGCAACGATTTTTCGCGAAAGATAGTCTACATCGCGTCGCAAGATAGTCGGATTCGCAGCTACGATTGGGAGGGCCGGATGGTCGCCGCCAGCGACCGTTGGGATTCGCAACAACCAAGTGTTTCCGGTTTAGAGCCGAGTTGTATCACCCTGACTCCCGATCGCAGGAGTTTGTTGACTGGCGGCATCGATGGCTCGATCGCGATTTGGAATGCCGACGATTTGCAGTTTGTTGGGACCGTTCGCGCTGCCGATGAGCAAGGGGCCATTTCGAATATCGGAGTCTCGGAGGACGGCAAGGTTTGGAGCTATCATCAGCGCGATACAGATGGCAAATTTCCGCAGCGTGGGTTACAGATCATGCGAATTCAGTAG
- a CDS encoding YciI family protein produces the protein MKVMVLVKATESSEAGILPSQELLTAMGKFNEQLVNAGVMKAGDGLRPSSDAVRVHFNGKDRTVTDGPFAETKELIAGYWLWEVASMQEAIDWVKRCPNPMIDESDIDIRPLYEMADFAENDPEGAIAEQESALTHAMALQQAVVQPYLFFGGRCEEALEFYQSAIGAEIGMKMRFSESPDAVPEGMLPAGFENKIMHASFRVGKMNLMASDGCGEESKFDGMRLSLSLPTAAACELAFNALAELGKVDMPLTQTFWSPCYGMVTDKFGLGWMVMVPVECN, from the coding sequence ATGAAGGTTATGGTTCTTGTCAAAGCCACGGAAAGTTCCGAAGCGGGGATCCTGCCGAGTCAGGAATTGCTGACCGCGATGGGGAAGTTCAACGAGCAATTGGTGAACGCGGGAGTGATGAAAGCCGGCGATGGGTTGCGGCCTAGTTCCGATGCGGTCCGTGTCCATTTCAACGGGAAGGATCGGACGGTAACCGATGGTCCATTTGCGGAGACCAAAGAATTGATCGCGGGCTATTGGTTGTGGGAGGTCGCATCGATGCAGGAAGCGATCGATTGGGTGAAACGTTGTCCGAACCCGATGATCGATGAATCGGACATCGATATCCGGCCGTTGTATGAGATGGCCGACTTTGCCGAAAACGATCCCGAGGGGGCGATTGCGGAACAAGAGTCTGCTCTGACGCACGCGATGGCGTTGCAACAGGCTGTGGTTCAACCCTATCTGTTTTTCGGAGGCCGCTGCGAAGAGGCACTCGAGTTCTACCAGTCGGCGATCGGTGCCGAGATCGGGATGAAGATGCGGTTCAGTGAGAGTCCCGATGCGGTCCCGGAGGGGATGTTGCCAGCGGGGTTTGAGAACAAGATCATGCACGCGTCGTTCCGCGTTGGGAAGATGAACTTGATGGCGTCCGATGGCTGTGGCGAAGAGTCGAAGTTCGATGGGATGCGACTCTCGCTTTCGCTGCCCACCGCGGCGGCTTGCGAATTGGCGTTTAACGCCCTCGCCGAATTGGGGAAGGTCGATATGCCGTTAACCCAGACATTTTGGTCTCCATGTTACGGGATGGTGACCGACAAATTTGGGCTCGGTTGGATGGTGATGGTTCCCGTGGAGTGTAACTGA
- a CDS encoding family 16 glycoside hydrolase — protein MNVTTARLMLASLTVLSLLSGRTQAEVPLNKLTESESRSGWELLFDGKSFDGWRNYKKEGVSDGWKVVDGAMVREGKGAGDIITDKKYKAFELLLEYNISPAGNSGVMFHVTEENDRPWQSGPEIQVQDNVEGHDPQKAGWLYQLYKPQPPSWAADQSEKIDATRPAGQWNQLYVRIAGDNCEVVMNGVRYYTFKLGSADWDKRVAASKFAAYDTFGNAGSGHICLQDHNDLVSYRNVKIRELGEDGSVPQPIDGKLELTSKLAFPELKWEDWQAVDEAGNLRPMRIVELADAGDGSGRLFAVSQQGGIWIFENREDVKEAKLFYDLRGKVKDWKSRGANEEGLLGLAPHPDFKNNGHVYIYYTHPTEKKSVISRITVSEDEPNRAAADSETVIMEIDQPFQNHNGGSMEFGPDGYLYIGLGDGGYRNDPHAAGQDLSKILGKILRIDVDKADGDRKYGIPADNPFVEHKGALGEIYAYGLRNPWRIAFDSKTGDLWCGDVGQELWEEVDLITKGGNYGWSMREGSYPFGNTAVESPNPPIGPVWEYDHRIGRSITGGRVYRSDRLPELEGKYLYADYVTGCVWALDYDQEAGRVRKNLQIFGGDVPVLAFGEDANGEVYYLTQSARGECIYRFESAEK, from the coding sequence ATGAATGTGACGACCGCTCGCTTAATGTTGGCATCCCTGACGGTGCTGTCTCTATTGTCCGGCAGGACCCAAGCCGAAGTGCCGCTGAACAAACTGACCGAATCGGAAAGCCGCAGCGGCTGGGAATTGTTGTTCGACGGCAAATCGTTTGACGGCTGGCGGAACTACAAAAAAGAAGGCGTTTCCGACGGTTGGAAAGTTGTCGACGGGGCGATGGTCCGCGAGGGCAAAGGTGCTGGCGATATCATTACCGACAAGAAATACAAAGCGTTCGAGCTGTTGCTGGAATACAACATCAGCCCCGCCGGAAACAGCGGTGTGATGTTCCACGTGACCGAAGAGAACGACCGCCCGTGGCAGAGCGGTCCCGAGATCCAAGTTCAAGACAACGTCGAAGGGCATGATCCGCAAAAGGCTGGTTGGTTGTATCAACTGTACAAACCGCAACCGCCAAGCTGGGCAGCCGATCAAAGTGAAAAGATCGACGCGACACGTCCCGCCGGTCAATGGAACCAGTTGTACGTGCGAATCGCCGGCGACAATTGTGAAGTCGTGATGAACGGCGTCCGCTATTACACCTTCAAACTCGGCAGCGCCGATTGGGACAAACGCGTCGCGGCCAGCAAGTTCGCGGCTTACGACACGTTTGGCAATGCTGGCAGCGGACACATCTGCTTGCAGGACCACAACGACCTGGTCTCCTATCGCAATGTCAAGATCCGCGAACTCGGCGAAGACGGCTCAGTTCCTCAACCTATCGACGGCAAGTTGGAACTGACATCCAAGCTGGCATTCCCCGAACTGAAGTGGGAAGACTGGCAAGCTGTCGACGAAGCGGGCAACCTGCGTCCGATGCGAATCGTCGAACTGGCCGACGCTGGTGATGGAAGCGGCCGATTGTTCGCAGTCTCCCAACAAGGCGGCATCTGGATTTTTGAAAACCGCGAGGACGTTAAAGAAGCGAAATTATTCTACGACCTCCGTGGCAAGGTTAAGGATTGGAAGAGCCGCGGAGCAAACGAAGAAGGACTGTTGGGACTTGCCCCGCACCCCGACTTCAAGAACAACGGCCACGTCTACATCTATTACACCCACCCGACCGAAAAGAAGTCGGTGATCTCGCGGATTACCGTTTCGGAAGATGAGCCCAACCGAGCCGCTGCGGACTCGGAAACTGTGATCATGGAGATCGACCAGCCGTTCCAAAACCACAACGGTGGCAGCATGGAATTTGGCCCGGACGGTTATCTCTACATCGGCCTGGGCGATGGCGGTTACCGCAACGATCCACACGCTGCCGGGCAGGACCTCAGCAAAATCCTAGGCAAGATCTTGCGGATCGACGTCGACAAGGCCGATGGCGATCGCAAGTATGGCATCCCCGCCGACAACCCGTTTGTGGAACACAAGGGAGCACTCGGTGAGATCTACGCTTACGGCCTGCGGAACCCTTGGCGGATCGCTTTCGATTCGAAGACCGGCGACCTGTGGTGCGGCGACGTCGGCCAGGAGTTGTGGGAAGAAGTCGACCTGATCACCAAGGGTGGCAACTACGGCTGGAGCATGCGTGAAGGCTCTTATCCGTTTGGCAACACCGCTGTCGAATCGCCCAATCCACCGATCGGTCCGGTTTGGGAATACGACCACCGCATCGGTCGTTCGATCACCGGCGGCCGCGTCTATCGCAGCGACCGGTTGCCCGAACTGGAAGGGAAATATTTGTACGCCGACTATGTCACCGGTTGTGTCTGGGCGTTGGATTACGACCAAGAAGCGGGCCGCGTTCGCAAGAACCTGCAGATCTTCGGCGGCGATGTTCCGGTACTGGCCTTTGGTGAAGATGCAAACGGCGAAGTCTACTACCTGACCCAAAGCGCTCGCGGCGAATGCATCTACCGATTTGAATCCGCCGAGAAATAG